A genomic window from Silene latifolia isolate original U9 population chromosome Y, ASM4854445v1, whole genome shotgun sequence includes:
- the LOC141628190 gene encoding uncharacterized protein LOC141628190, with protein sequence MPETENAVNDQGVDDPRYIHPSDLTGVKLVAKPFEGTGYGSWKRSMLIALSAKNKLGFINGSILRPSDTAPTANKWQRCNDIVFSWILNSVSPEIAESILYSGTQIAWKELEDRFGQSNGAQLYSVQKKLTDFSQGSDSISAYFTKVKSVWDEIEGMGMNPRCSCNCTCGAKEKQLEFQEYQRAVQFLMGLNDSYAAIRGTILLQNPLPKLAVIYSNLLQEER encoded by the coding sequence ATGCCAGAAACAGAAAACGCAGTCAATGATCAAGGTGTTGATGATCCCCGCTATATTCATCCTTCTGATCTCACTGGTGTGAAGCTTGTGGCGAAACCTTTTGAAGGAACTGGTTATGGAAGTTGGAAAAGATCGATGTTGATCGCTCTCTCTGCAAAGAACAAGCTGGGCTTCATTAATGGCAGCATTCTTAGGCCTTCTGATACAGCACCAACCGCGAACAAGTGGCAACGATGCAATGATATTGTGTTTTCTTGGATCCTGAACTCAGTCTCCCCAGAAATTGCTGAGTCAATCTTGTATAGTGGTACACAGATTGCTTGGAAGGAATTAGAAGATAGATTTGGACAATCTAATGGTGCTCAGTTATATAGTGTTCAGAAGAAACTCACAGATTTTTCACAAGGCAGTGACAGTATATCAGCCTACTTCACCAAAGTCAAGTCAGTATGGGATGAGATTGAGGGTATGGGAATGAATCCCAGGTGTTCGTGTAATTGCACCTGTGGTGCAAAGGAGAAGCAGTTGGAATTTCAAGAATATCAACGAGCAGTACAGTTTCTGATGGGTTTAAATGATTCATATGCAGCCATACGAGGCACCATCTTGTTGCAGAATCCATTACCAAAGCTTGCAGTCATATACAGCAATCTCTTGCAAGAAGAGAGATAG